AGCTTAGTCATCTGGTCCAGATATGGGAGGAGATCCCCAGAAGACACCATCCATGGTCTCGCTAGGAGCATCCCCTGACGTTGTCACGTATGCATATCTTGGGCCTTCACATACATCTGAATACAATTTTGAGTTGCTACAATGAAAATTCAGCATAATGGACTTGCATGCTGTattattttttcactttgatttttttgttgtctttgaattcagccaTCTATGGTTTGATAATGATAATTTTCATTAAATGATGTGGCATCCTTATGATTTCATTATGTGTTTGAAAGTGTTTCTTTAaatttttgagcagtgtatttCACAGTAAGCGTGCATGCACCAGGCTTTATCCTTTTAAGCTCCACCCAGCAGGTGTAGAAGGTCTTTAGCATTACTTCAAAAGTAATCAAACAAGTCTCATTTGAGTCAAACATCTGCAGACGTGCTTCAAGAGTAAGCAAGGCAAAAGTAAGTACAGTGTCttaaaatttctgttttttatttaacattgtACAacaaaatttctttttttatgttgaGCTTTAACATCTGTCTAATTGTGTTTGCCTTTACACACGGCATTTTAGTCAGCTGCAATCAGTCACACTACAGGCATACACCAGTTGTTAGGAATCGCTTATTTACATTAACAGGTTATATGTAAGAGATGTAATGTAATATCCCTAGGTTGTGATATTGATAAGATATATTATTCACACAGTATTTCCATAttggagatttatttattaGACAAAAAGGCTAAAtctaatttcattttcttaatgCAGTTATATCTCTTTTTagctttatttctttaaaatctTCTTTTCCTGTTTAGTGTTTAACAGtttataaaaatataacaacaatTACAACTGACAGCTGTTGGATCATCTGTTCaatataaaaagtaaaaatatctgTGTATTCATAATGTATTGTATTGTCATTCTGGTGAAAAATAACATAAGTTTTTCTCCTGCATGGAGAAAAGGATTACCGAGGACTGAATAAACTTGTGCATGATCTTTTATTTACCCAGTGTAGAGCAAACATTTTATTAGTCCCGTGAAGTTTTGGCTGATCTTTCATTCATCAAGGTTAGATAAGGACCTTACACTTAAAATATGGGCCAGGTTTAGTATCGGGAAAGGTGAAGTATAAAGTTCCAGGTATGCTGTTGAGTTTTTATGGATACTTTCATGAATTAATgacaaatttaaacaaaaaagacacCAAATGACTTACTATATTAATGTGTTAAATTTCACTTTGAAGACATTGCATAAAATATCTGCCTGCTTAATATATTTTGCTATGTTGTAGCCATGCAACAGGAAAGCCCACGTTATGTGATTGACAGGCCGGCATATAACCTCCCTGACTTTGACAGAGAATTTGACAAAAAGAGTCGACAGTTCCCTGTTGgagaaaaagtaaagaaactCTTCAGGTACCGAACTGCAATCTTACTGCACAGTCAACATGAACAACGTGCTTTTCTCTCACACAAACTCTTCTGATAAGCCTCTGTATTATATTCAAAAGCACGGGGATACATAACTAGAACTCAAGTTTACATGTGTGTTATTGACTTTTATAAATGAACAAGCAGAAAACCAGAGATCTTCTaagacagttttttgtttttttgtgttagaTGTTCTGTACCCAGGCTCAAAGGATTGTTACTTAAACACCTGCCGGTTCTAAGCTGGCTTCCCAAGtacaaagtaaaagaaaaccTGCTGTGTGATGTCATTAGTGGGGTCAGCGCCGGCACCATTCAGGTTCCCCAAGGTCAGTCAATCTTCTACTCTCAGATAACTCTGTATAACAGCCTTTGACTGATGCTAGCTGGTGGAGTGGATAacagtttttgtgttattttttattatttatttgacaGCTTCTTTTCTTTCCAGGCATGGCTTTTGCTCTCCTTGCAAATCTTCCTCCTGTCAATGGTCTCTATTCCTCTTTCTTCCCCCTCATCCCATATTTCTTCATGGGCACTGCTCACCAGATGGTCCCAGGTAAATCAGAATGATTTATCTACAGCAATTTTGTGTGATGACAGTGATAAGTTACCAGAGCTGCATGGTGCTGCACTGAGCCTGACTTTGCCCGCTTTGCAATATGGCAAGGAAAATAGATGTGACACCCTACTTTCTATGTCTAGGTACTTTTGCTGTTCTCAGCATTATGGTGGGAATCGTGTGTCTTAGGCTAGCCCCTGAGTCGGATTTCAGTCATTTCAATGCCACTCTTAATGCCACAGTAGTGGACACTGACAGGATGAATGAAGTTCGTCTGGCTATATCTGGTACTCTGGCCTGTCTCACTGCAATCATACAGGTACTTATACCACTAAAAGCTCAGTCCTTTAAGGTAAAATCTGAAAGGAATATGGGATATAGTTTAAAGGTGGCACACTGAGTATGATTTATGTCTGTGCAGATTGGTCTTGGCTTCATGCAGTTTGGGTTTGTAGCCATCTATCTGTCAGAGTCGTTTGTCAGAGGCTTCATGACTGCTGCAGGACTGCAAATCTTAATTTCAGTGCTCAAGTACATCTTTGGCATCACAGTGCCATCTTACAGTGGTCCGCTGGCTGTTATATATGTAAGTTACCCATTCATTATTAAAGAAAATATGATCGGATACTTTGCAAAATTATGATTTGCTGAAAATGATTTCTTTCCAAACAGACTCTCAAGGATATAATATTGGGCCTTCCTGATACCAATATAGCCTCCTTAGTCTTTGCTTTGGTCAGCAGTGCAGTTTTGATTGTGGTGAAAGAACTAGGTTTCCACTTTCGTCATAAACTTCCTTTCCCTATTCCTATTGAGATCATCGTCGTAAGTAGTTAaaattttttcttttagatATTTGAGATAGCTGTTGCACAGATGTTTTTCTGGGTGCACATAAGAGAATTAACAGTATATAATAGAATGTAGCGTGATTTCTGTTCCTGTTTTACACAGGTGGTGGTGGCCACAGCCATCTCAGGTCCGCTGCATCTTCCTGAGATCTACCACATGGACATTGTGGGCAATATTCCTCTGGGGTAAAGCAGACATCAGCTTTTTTGTCCTACTGTTATTCATGAAAGTCATTAAAGAATGTTTAACTCTGATTTGTTTCTTGTCTCTGTTTTCTAGATTTCCTGCACCGATCCTCCCAACAGTGAGTCAGTGGGAAGACATGTTGAGCACAGCTTTCTCTCTGGCTATTGTCGGATACGTCATCAACTTAGCTATGGGCAGGACACTGGCAGCTAAGCATGGCTATGATGTGAATCCCAACCAGGTTTGAAAAACTGCATCTCTCTTAAAAATGtaagaagtgtattttatttcacttttgtcAACACTGAAATGGTCTTTTTGAATAGGAAATGTTGGCTCTAGGCTGCAGCAATTTCCTTGGGTCTTTCTTTAAGATCCATGTGATCTGCTGTGCTCTGTCTGTAACGCTGGCTGTTGACAGTGCTGGAGG
This region of Maylandia zebra isolate NMK-2024a linkage group LG20, Mzebra_GT3a, whole genome shotgun sequence genomic DNA includes:
- the LOC101480125 gene encoding solute carrier family 26 member 9; protein product: MQQESPRYVIDRPAYNLPDFDREFDKKSRQFPVGEKVKKLFRCSVPRLKGLLLKHLPVLSWLPKYKVKENLLCDVISGVSAGTIQVPQGMAFALLANLPPVNGLYSSFFPLIPYFFMGTAHQMVPGTFAVLSIMVGIVCLRLAPESDFSHFNATLNATVVDTDRMNEVRLAISGTLACLTAIIQIGLGFMQFGFVAIYLSESFVRGFMTAAGLQILISVLKYIFGITVPSYSGPLAVIYTLKDIILGLPDTNIASLVFALVSSAVLIVVKELGFHFRHKLPFPIPIEIIVVVVATAISGPLHLPEIYHMDIVGNIPLGFPAPILPTVSQWEDMLSTAFSLAIVGYVINLAMGRTLAAKHGYDVNPNQEMLALGCSNFLGSFFKIHVICCALSVTLAVDSAGGTSQFASLCVMLVVMVTMLALGIYLKPLPKSVLGALIAVNLKNTLLQLSDPFYLWKKSKLDCCVWVVSFLATFFLSLPYGVAIGVSFSILVVIFKTQFRNGSTIVQIKDTDIYRNPKTYSKVMSVTGVKIVNYCSPIYFANVEIFRQRVIKKTGLDPGKLILARQKFLDKEQKEKVKQDKDKTSRRRKLSSLVNMKAQTISQLELQNDFDMNDGSANNAELPTSYVNFHCNDIELGEQLPDQEPSSPPVLTLEPQPVPFHTLILDMAGVCFIDLMGIKALIKMNSGYTMLGIKLYLANVQAQVYEELEAGGAFEDGNIARSNLFLSVHDAILFAQQTSGEREVYSKAQGAKHGLDFNINEEKDLEQEMF